From Pan troglodytes isolate AG18354 chromosome 11, NHGRI_mPanTro3-v2.0_pri, whole genome shotgun sequence, the proteins below share one genomic window:
- the ZBTB34 gene encoding zinc finger and BTB domain-containing protein 34 isoform X2, which translates to MEECKSRVRFMSVEMDSSSFIQFDVPEYSSTVLSQLNELRLQGKLCDIIVHIQGQPFRAHKAVLAASSPYFRDHSALSTMSGLSISVIKNPNVFEQLLSFCYTGRMSLQLKDVVSFLTAASFLQMQCVIDKCTQILESIHSKISVGDVDSVTVGAEENPESRNGVKDSSFFANPVEISPPYCSQGRQPTASSDLRMETTPSKALRSRLQEEGHSDRGSSGSVSEYEIQIEGDHEQGDLLVRESQITEVKVKMEKSDRPSCSDSSSLGDDGYHTEMVDGEQVVAVNVGSYGSVLQHAYSYSQAASQPTNVSEAFGSLSNSSPSRSMLSCFRGGRARQKRALSVHLHSDLQGLVQGSDSEAMMNNPGYESSPRERSARGHWYPYNERLICIYCGKSFNQKGSLDRHMRLHMGITPFVCKFCGKKYTRKDQLEYHIRGHTDDKPFRCEICGKCFPFQGTLNQHLRKNHPGVAEVRSRIESPERTDVYVEQKLENDASASEMGLDSRMEIHTVSDAPD; encoded by the exons ATGGAAGAATGCAAGTCAAG AGTACGCTTCATGTCAGTAGAAATGGACAGCAGCAGTTTTATTCAGTTTGATGTGCCCGAGTACAGCAGCACCGTTCTGAGCCAGCTAAACGAACTCCGCCTGCAGGGGAAACTATGTGACATCATTGTACACATTCAGGGTCAGCCATTCCGAGCCCACAAAGCAGTCCTTGCTGCCAGCTCCCCATATTTCCGGGACCATTCAGCGTTAAGTACCATGAGTGGCTTGTCAATATCAGTGATTAAAAATCCCAATGTGTTTGAGCagttgctttctttttgttacaCTGGAAGAATGTCCTTGCAGCTGAAGGATGTTGTCAGTTTTCTGACTGCAGCCAGCTTTCTTCAGATGCAGTGTGTCATTGACAAGTGCACGCAGATCCTAGAGAGCATCCATTCCAAAATCAGCGTTGGAGATGTTGACTCTGTTACCGTCGGTGCTGAAGAGAATCCCGAGAGTCGAAACGGAGTGAAAGACAGCAGCTTCTTTGCCAACCCAGTGGAGATCTCTCCTCCATATTGCTCTCAGGGACGGCAGCCCACCGCAAGTAGTGACCTCCGGATGGAGACGACCCCCAGCAAAGCTTTGCGCAGCCGCTTACAGGAGGAGGGGCACTCAGACCGCGGGAGCAGTGGGAGCGTTTCTGAATATGAGATTCAGATAGAGGGAGACCATGAGCAAGGAGACCTATTGGTGAGGGAGAGCCAAATCACCGAGGTGAAAGTGAAGATGGAGAAGTCCGACCGGCCCAGCTGTTCCGACAGCTCCTCCCTGGGTGACGATGGGTACCACACCGAGATGGTTGATGGGGAACAAGTTGTGGCAGTGAATGTGGGCTCCTATGGTTCTGTGCTCCAGCACGCATACTCCTATTCCCAAGCAGCCTCACAGCCAACCAATGTATCAGAAGCTTTTGGAAGTTTGAGTAATTCCAGCCCATCCAGGTCCATGCTGAGCTGTTTCCGAGGAGGGCGTGCCCGCCAGAAGCGGGCTTTGTCTGTCCACCTGCACAGTGACCTGCAGGGCCTGGTGCAGGGCTCTGACAGTGAAGCCATGATGAACAACCCCGGGTATGAGAGCAGTCCCCGGGAGAGGAGTGCGAGAGGGCATTGGTACCCGTACAATGAGAGGTTGATCTGTATTTACTGTGGAAAGTCCTTCAACCAGAAAGGAAGCCTTGATAGGCACATGCGACTCCATATGGGAATCACCCCCTTTGTGTGCAAGTTCTGTGGGAAGAAGTACACACGGAAGGACCAACTGGAGTACCACATCCGGGGCCATACAGATGATAAACCATTCCGCTGTGAGATCTGCGGGAAGTGCTTTCCATTCCAAGGTACCCTCAACCAGCACTTGCGGAAAAACCACCCAGGCGTTGCTGAAGTCAGGAGTCGCATTGAGTCCCCCGAGAGAACAGATGTGTACGTGGAACAGAAACTAGAAAATGACGCATCAGCCTCAGAGATGGGCCTAGATTCCCGGATGGAAATTCACACAGTGTCTGATGCTCCCGATTAA
- the ZBTB34 gene encoding zinc finger and BTB domain-containing protein 34 isoform X1: protein MSVEMDSSSFIQFDVPEYSSTVLSQLNELRLQGKLCDIIVHIQGQPFRAHKAVLAASSPYFRDHSALSTMSGLSISVIKNPNVFEQLLSFCYTGRMSLQLKDVVSFLTAASFLQMQCVIDKCTQILESIHSKISVGDVDSVTVGAEENPESRNGVKDSSFFANPVEISPPYCSQGRQPTASSDLRMETTPSKALRSRLQEEGHSDRGSSGSVSEYEIQIEGDHEQGDLLVRESQITEVKVKMEKSDRPSCSDSSSLGDDGYHTEMVDGEQVVAVNVGSYGSVLQHAYSYSQAASQPTNVSEAFGSLSNSSPSRSMLSCFRGGRARQKRALSVHLHSDLQGLVQGSDSEAMMNNPGYESSPRERSARGHWYPYNERLICIYCGKSFNQKGSLDRHMRLHMGITPFVCKFCGKKYTRKDQLEYHIRGHTDDKPFRCEICGKCFPFQGTLNQHLRKNHPGVAEVRSRIESPERTDVYVEQKLENDASASEMGLDSRMEIHTVSDAPD from the coding sequence ATGTCAGTAGAAATGGACAGCAGCAGTTTTATTCAGTTTGATGTGCCCGAGTACAGCAGCACCGTTCTGAGCCAGCTAAACGAACTCCGCCTGCAGGGGAAACTATGTGACATCATTGTACACATTCAGGGTCAGCCATTCCGAGCCCACAAAGCAGTCCTTGCTGCCAGCTCCCCATATTTCCGGGACCATTCAGCGTTAAGTACCATGAGTGGCTTGTCAATATCAGTGATTAAAAATCCCAATGTGTTTGAGCagttgctttctttttgttacaCTGGAAGAATGTCCTTGCAGCTGAAGGATGTTGTCAGTTTTCTGACTGCAGCCAGCTTTCTTCAGATGCAGTGTGTCATTGACAAGTGCACGCAGATCCTAGAGAGCATCCATTCCAAAATCAGCGTTGGAGATGTTGACTCTGTTACCGTCGGTGCTGAAGAGAATCCCGAGAGTCGAAACGGAGTGAAAGACAGCAGCTTCTTTGCCAACCCAGTGGAGATCTCTCCTCCATATTGCTCTCAGGGACGGCAGCCCACCGCAAGTAGTGACCTCCGGATGGAGACGACCCCCAGCAAAGCTTTGCGCAGCCGCTTACAGGAGGAGGGGCACTCAGACCGCGGGAGCAGTGGGAGCGTTTCTGAATATGAGATTCAGATAGAGGGAGACCATGAGCAAGGAGACCTATTGGTGAGGGAGAGCCAAATCACCGAGGTGAAAGTGAAGATGGAGAAGTCCGACCGGCCCAGCTGTTCCGACAGCTCCTCCCTGGGTGACGATGGGTACCACACCGAGATGGTTGATGGGGAACAAGTTGTGGCAGTGAATGTGGGCTCCTATGGTTCTGTGCTCCAGCACGCATACTCCTATTCCCAAGCAGCCTCACAGCCAACCAATGTATCAGAAGCTTTTGGAAGTTTGAGTAATTCCAGCCCATCCAGGTCCATGCTGAGCTGTTTCCGAGGAGGGCGTGCCCGCCAGAAGCGGGCTTTGTCTGTCCACCTGCACAGTGACCTGCAGGGCCTGGTGCAGGGCTCTGACAGTGAAGCCATGATGAACAACCCCGGGTATGAGAGCAGTCCCCGGGAGAGGAGTGCGAGAGGGCATTGGTACCCGTACAATGAGAGGTTGATCTGTATTTACTGTGGAAAGTCCTTCAACCAGAAAGGAAGCCTTGATAGGCACATGCGACTCCATATGGGAATCACCCCCTTTGTGTGCAAGTTCTGTGGGAAGAAGTACACACGGAAGGACCAACTGGAGTACCACATCCGGGGCCATACAGATGATAAACCATTCCGCTGTGAGATCTGCGGGAAGTGCTTTCCATTCCAAGGTACCCTCAACCAGCACTTGCGGAAAAACCACCCAGGCGTTGCTGAAGTCAGGAGTCGCATTGAGTCCCCCGAGAGAACAGATGTGTACGTGGAACAGAAACTAGAAAATGACGCATCAGCCTCAGAGATGGGCCTAGATTCCCGGATGGAAATTCACACAGTGTCTGATGCTCCCGATTAA